Proteins from one Pectinophora gossypiella chromosome 19, ilPecGoss1.1, whole genome shotgun sequence genomic window:
- the LOC126375405 gene encoding uncharacterized protein LOC126375405 — MDTRSTTRSKKCEEELATVADTTVTEHNTTFTQGKGAASPPRTICGSVKSKKSSVSSFHACKRRLELQAQAEKAKIRMELIDLKLQADLVELQEEYSPHEEDEVSVTSNVAEWLENSHDELKKARPTHDYGTTEGVSMLPSAPAPASAALAAQSTVPAGPPPQPAAAPPPAALSADGTIHMLASALKDLATASVNNEHNATLLSRISTPKDLPEFSGDPMEWLQFKQAYDESTLLCNFSEKENLWRLRKCLRGAAKETVAALLISATSPATIMATLQLRYGNPDGIVSRLLQDIKKLQPMAQEYQRDIIPFSIKVQNFMEAVRALDRQEYLLGMNTVSLILSKLPAVLIAKWSDYSFALIQEGTKPRLIIVSEFLSNEALKISTTAYIYFTSATSSHRPHVAHVLHTEHDTKCHFCRTATHKLTACKKFARSLRKVRWQYVKHKCLNSHHSRETCPAPACDQDSCGQAHHRLLHYPVNNRRDESASVIVQSPPESELPTQTVTNIDASECKVLLKVVPIRVHGPNGVIDTTALLDDGSTVSLLSSALAERAGLRGRRQTMRVSGAWADTQMVCETTVVDINLSGMDNKVHSIKARSIHELNLPTQNLSVVNCNSYQHLLDVKDYLCTSDMKPEMLIGQDNYHLLLPLEIKLGKPNEPSATLTPLGWCLHGRVSEPRPCEQCEHSLVIYTDTPRDKRMPQNDLGEVKLPFTSNSMVQLGKPRQNVDVKRAGRKRKGTSQLVSKGVARKFKLRDSQRTPHTWFSPHSHVGKTNKETRLVVDAPARVNGMCFNNNLLAGPESSLYGNMLLYRENKIAVTGDIKIAV; from the coding sequence ATGGATACGCGGAGTACGACCAGAAGTAAGAAATGTGAGGAGGAGTTGGCGACGGTAGCGGACACGACGGTAACAGAACATAATACCACTTTTACACAAGGAAAAGGTGCGGCTTCACCGCCGCGCACAATATGCGGCAGCGTGAAGTCCAAGAAATCGTCTGTAAGTTCTTTTCACGCATGTAAGAGACGACTAGAACTGCAGGCACAAGCTGAAAAAGCGAAAATCCGTATGGAACTTATTGATCTAAAGTTACAAGCTGATCTAGTGGAGCTACAAGAAGAATACAGTCCACACGAGGAGGATGAGGTAAGCGTTACCTCTAACGTTGCCGAATGGCTAGAGAACAGTCACGACGAGCTGAAAAAGGCTCGGCCCACCCACGATTATGGTACTACTGAGGGTGTGTCGATGCTACCGTCAGCGCCGGCACCAGCATCAGCGGCTCTCGCCGCACAGTCTACAGTGCCCGCGGGCCCGCCGCCGCAGCccgcggccgcgccgccgcccgccgcactGTCAGCAGATGGTACGATACACATGCTTGCCAGCGCACTCAAGGACCTAGCAACTGCCTCTGTCAACAACGAACATAACGCTACATTATTGAGCCGCATTAGTACGCCTAAGGACTTACCTGAGTTCTCCGGCGACCCGATGGAGTGGCTACAATTTAAACAAGCGTACGACGAGTCGACGCTCCTATGTAATTTCTCTGAGAAGGAGAACCTATGGAGATTACGGAAATGTCTACGGGGAGCTGCTAAGGAGACTGTCGCTGCACTTCTTATTAGCGCGACGTCACCAGCCACGATAATGGCTACACTACAGCTACGATATGGTAATCCCGATGGCATCGTATCTAGACTTCTACAGGATATAAAGAAGTTACAACCTATGGCACAAGAATATCAACGTGATATTATACCTTTTTCTATAAAGGTACAGAACTTCATGGAAGCAGTACGAGCACTCGACCGACAAGAATATCTGCTAGGTATGAACACAGTCTCTCTCATACTGTCTAAATTGCCTGCAGTGCTCATCGCAAAATGGTCTGACTACAGCTTTGCATTGATACAAGAAGGCACGAAACCTCGTCTTATTATTGTATCGGAGTTTCTGAGTAATGAAGCTTTAAAGATCTCCACTACAGCCTACATTTATTTCACGAGCGCCACGTCATCACATCGACCACACGTCGCCCACGTGTTACACACGGAGCACGACACAAAATGCCACTTTTGCCGCACAGCTACACACAAACTAACCGCGTGTAAGAAGTTTGCAAGATCATTGCGTAAAGTTAGATGGCAATATGTGAAGCACAAGTGTCTCAATTCTCATCATAGTCGGGAGACCTGCCCAGCTCCGGCATGTGACCAGGACAGCTGTGGACAAGCACATCATCGTTTGCTGCACTACCCCGTGAACAATCGCCGGGACGAGTCTGCGAGTGTCATCGTCCAATCGCCGCCGGAATCAGAGCTACCTACACAGACTGTGACGAACATTGACGCGAGTGAGTGTAAAGTGCTATTAAAAGTTGTGCCTATACGTGTACACGGACCTAACGGTGTGATCGATACTACCGCGCTACTAGACGACGGGTCGACTGTGTCGCTGCTGAGCAGCGCGCTGGCGGAGCGCGCCGGGCTGCGCGGCCGCCGCCAGACCATGCGGGTCAGCGGCGCCTGGGCCGACACTCAGATGGTGTGTGAGACAACAGTGGTGGATATAAATCTATCGGGTATGGACAATAAGGTGCATAGTATTAAAGCGCGTTCTATACATGAGTTGAATTTGCCTACACAAAACTTGTCTGTTGTGAATTGTAACAGTTATCAACATTTACTTGATGTCAAAGACTATTTATGTACTTCTGATATGAAGCCCGAAATGTTGATAGGGCAGGATAATTATCATTTACTGTTACCTTTAGAGATTAAGTTAGGTAAACCAAACGAGCCGTCCGCTACACTCACCCCCCTAGGTTGGTGCCTGCACGGCCGTGTGTCCGAACCGCGTCCCTGCGAGCAGTGCGAGCACTCGCTCGTCATCTACACCGACACGCCGCGCGACAAGCGAATGCCACAGAACGACCTCGGCGAGGTAAAATTACCGTTTACCTCCAACTCTATGGTCCAATTAGGTAAGCCTCGGCAGAACGTTGACGTCAAGCGTGCGGGTCGTAAGCGGAAAGGCACCTCGCAGCTGGTGAGTAAAGGTGTAGCACGTAAGTTCAAGCTAAGGGACTCGCAGCGTACACCTCATACATGGTTCTCACCTCATAGTCACGTTGGAAAAACTAACAAGGAGACACGACTGGTCGTCGATGCCCCAGCCCGAGTAAACGGTATGTGTTTTAACAATAACTTACTCGCTGGCCCCGAGTCATCACTATATGGTAACATGCTGCTCTACAGGGAAAACAAAATCGCAGTTACTGGTGACATTAAGATCGCAGTTTAA